TGGAGACTGTCAATTCCTTGACAACCATGGGATCGAAGAAAAATCTGGCTATAAATTTTATACAGTGGGAAAATTTGAGTTGGGATAAATTGTTTGTGATTCCACCCTTAATCAGGAATCAAATTAAATCGTTAAAAACGGAAAATAAAGAGCACTTGTTGGTTTATCTCTTAAATCCGGGATATGCTGATCAAATAATCCTCTGGCACGAAAATCACCCTGATCAGGAAATTCATTGTTTTTGGGATAAAGAGGATGTTGAAGAAGAATACATACACAGTAAGAACCTGACATTTCATAAGCTTAATGCTGATAAATACATAAAATATTTGGCCACATGTAAAGGCTTGGCAACAACAGCTGGTTATGAAAGTATCTGTGAAGCCATGTATCTTGGCAAACCCGTATTAATGGTTCCAGTGCATAATCATCCTGAACAATTGATCAATGCAGTGCAGGCAAAAGCTGCTGGAGCTGGCATAATGTCCAACTTTTTTGACTTACACGAATTGGTTCATTTTGCAGATCGTTACAAAGCTAATCCTGCTTTTAAAACTTGGGTAAACTATGCTTCAGAGCTCATTCTTCAAGAACTCAATAATTTGGACGAATAGCCTTATAATTTATTTGCTGAGCTTTATTTATCTACTAAATTTGTCTACAAGTTGAAGGGAGCTCTAAAAACTCCATTAACCCTCTACTATATATAGAGAGGATAGGGTGAGTCAATAAAAAAATGTTTTTAGAAATATCCTTAAATCATGTTAAAAAATTGCTATGGTATTATTGGATGGAAAAGCTTTATCAGATAAGATAAAAGACAGTCTTGCATTGGAAGTAGAAAAGCTCACTTCAGCTGGAATTCGTCCACCTCATTTATCCGCTATTTTAGTTGGTGAAGATCGGGCAAGTCAATCTTATGTTAGGGGAAAAATGAAGTCCTGTGAACGCATTGGATTCGAATCCAGTTTGTTTACATATAATACTGACGTTTCAGAAGAAGAGTTATTGGAGAAAATTGAGGAATTAAATACGGATGATGAGATTGATGGTTTTATCGTTCAGCTTCCCCTGCCAAGTCATATTTCGGAAAACAAAGTTATAGAAGCAATCAGTCCCGAGAAAGATGTGGATGGTTTTCATCCCATCAACATTGGACGGATGGCAAAAAATCTGGATGCCTTGTTACCCGCAACACCCAGTGGTATATTAGAAATATTAAAAGCTTACCAATTAGAAACATCTGGTAAGCATTGTGTAGTTATTGGCCGAAGTAATATTGTAGGTATGCCCATGAGTATTTTAATGGGTCGCAAGAACTATCCCGGTGATTGTACAGTAACATTGGTGCATAGCCGCACGAAGAATGTGAAAGAAATTTGTCAAACAGCCGACATACTAATTGCTGCCATTGGCAAAGCCTATTATGTGACCAAAGATATGGTTAAACAAGGAGCTATTGTTATTGATGTTGGTATAAACGATGTGGATGATCCAGGTAGTGCAAAAGGATATAAATTAGTAGGTGATGTGGA
The Bacteroidota bacterium DNA segment above includes these coding regions:
- a CDS encoding glycosyl transferase, with translation MKIAFIVQGEGRGHLTQAISLQEILETAGHEISIVLAGTNAQRKLPPFFVNHYQDILTTYQSPNLVKDKNKKSVRLGYSLIHNILQTPLFLKQLKKIDKLINQKDIDLIINFHEILCGFWFLFYRPKAPIVSIAHQYIYPHFRFFYPKMSRFNKFSLETVNSLTTMGSKKNLAINFIQWENLSWDKLFVIPPLIRNQIKSLKTENKEHLLVYLLNPGYADQIILWHENHPDQEIHCFWDKEDVEEEYIHSKNLTFHKLNADKYIKYLATCKGLATTAGYESICEAMYLGKPVLMVPVHNHPEQLINAVQAKAAGAGIMSNFFDLHELVHFADRYKANPAFKTWVNYASELILQELNNLDE
- a CDS encoding bifunctional 5,10-methylene-tetrahydrofolate dehydrogenase/5,10-methylene-tetrahydrofolate cyclohydrolase (catalyzes the formation of 5,10-methenyltetrahydrofolate from 5,10-methylenetetrahydrofolate and subsequent formation of 10-formyltetrahydrofolate from 5,10-methenyltetrahydrofolate), translating into MVLLDGKALSDKIKDSLALEVEKLTSAGIRPPHLSAILVGEDRASQSYVRGKMKSCERIGFESSLFTYNTDVSEEELLEKIEELNTDDEIDGFIVQLPLPSHISENKVIEAISPEKDVDGFHPINIGRMAKNLDALLPATPSGILEILKAYQLETSGKHCVVIGRSNIVGMPMSILMGRKNYPGDCTVTLVHSRTKNVKEICQTADILIAAIGKAYYVTKDMVKQGAIVIDVGINDVDDPGSAKGYKLVGDVDFEHVASKCSYITPVPGGVGAMTIASLLQNTLIAAQKRRM